A single Equus asinus isolate D_3611 breed Donkey chromosome 21, EquAss-T2T_v2, whole genome shotgun sequence DNA region contains:
- the CRBN gene encoding protein cereblon isoform X2 translates to MEVEDQDSKEAKKPNIINFDTSLPTSHTYLGSDMEEFHGRTLHDDDSCQVIPVLPQVMMILIPGQTLPLQLFHPQEVSMVRNLIQKDRTFAVLAYSNVQEREAQFGTTAEIYAYREEQDFGIEIVKVKAIGRQRFKVLELRTQSDGIQQAKVQILPECVLPSTMSAVQLESLNKCQIFPSKPVSWEDQYSYKWWQKYQKRKFHCANLTSWPRWLYSLYDAETLMDRIKKQLHEWDENLKEDSLPSNPVDFSYRVAACLPIDDVLRIQLLKIGSAIQRLRCELDIMNKCTSLCCKQCQETEITTKNEIFSLSLCGPMAAYVNPHGYVHETLTVYKASNLNLIGRPSTVHSWFPGYAWTIAQCRICASHIGWKFTATKKDMSPQKFWGLTRSALLPTIPDTEDEISPDKVILCL, encoded by the exons ATGGAAGTTGaagaccaggatagcaaagaagCTAAAAAACCAAACATCATAAATTTTGACACCAGTCTGCCAACATCACATACA TACCTGGGCTCTGATATGGAAGAATTCCATGGCAGGACCTTGCATGATGATGACAGCTGCCAGGTGATTCCAGTTCTGCCGCAGGTGATGATGATCCTGATTCCTGGGCAGACCTTACCTCTTCAGCTTTTTCACCCTCAAGAAGTCAGTATGGTGCGGAATCTAATTCAGAAAGATAGAACCTTTGCAGTTCTTGCGTACAG TAATGTACAGGAAAGGGAAGCACAGTTCGGAACAACAGCAGAGATATATGCCTATCGAGAAGAACAGGACTTTGGAATTGAGATAGTGAAAGTGAAAGCAATCGGAAGACAAAGGTTCAAAGTCCTTGAGCTCAGAACACAGTCGGATGG AATCCAGCAAGCTAAAGTGCAAATTCTTCCTGAATGTGTGTTGCCTTCAACCATGTCTGCAGTTCAGTTAGAATCTCTCAATAAGTGCCAGATATTTCCTTCAAAACCTGTCTCATGGGAAGACCAGTATTCATATAAATGGTGGCAGAAATACCAGAAG agaAAGTTTCACTGTGCAAATTTGACTTCATGGCCTCGCTGGCTGTATTCCTTATATGATGCT GAAACCTTAATGGATAGAATCAAGAAACAGCTACATGAATGGGATGAAAATCTAAAAGAAGATTCTCTTCCTTCAAATCCAGTAG ACTTTTCTTACAGAGTAGCTGCTTGTCTTCCTATTGATGATGTATTAAGAATTCAGCTCCTTAAAATTGGTAGTGCCATCCAACGACTTCGCTGTGAACTAGACATTATGAATAAA tGTACGTCTCTTTGCTGTAAACAAtgtcaagaaacagaaataacaaccaaaaatgaaatattcag TTTATCCTTATGTGGGCCAATGGCAGCTTATGTGAATCCTCATGGATATGTGCATGAGACGCTTACCGTGTACAAGGCTTCCAACTTGAATCTGATCGGCCGGCCTTCTACAGTGCACAGCTGGTTTCCTGG GTACGCCTGGACTATTGCCCAGTGTCGGATCTGTGCAAGCCATATTGGATGGAAATTTACAGCCACCAAAAAAGACATGTCACCTCAAAAATTTTGGGGTTTGACTCGATCTGCTCTGTTGCCCACAATCCCAGACACTGAAGATGAAATAAGCCCAGACAAAGTAATACTTTGCTTGTAA
- the CRBN gene encoding protein cereblon isoform X1, which translates to MADEGDPQDGARNMGNHLPLLPAESEEEDEMEVEDQDSKEAKKPNIINFDTSLPTSHTYLGSDMEEFHGRTLHDDDSCQVIPVLPQVMMILIPGQTLPLQLFHPQEVSMVRNLIQKDRTFAVLAYSNVQEREAQFGTTAEIYAYREEQDFGIEIVKVKAIGRQRFKVLELRTQSDGIQQAKVQILPECVLPSTMSAVQLESLNKCQIFPSKPVSWEDQYSYKWWQKYQKRKFHCANLTSWPRWLYSLYDAETLMDRIKKQLHEWDENLKEDSLPSNPVDFSYRVAACLPIDDVLRIQLLKIGSAIQRLRCELDIMNKCTSLCCKQCQETEITTKNEIFSLSLCGPMAAYVNPHGYVHETLTVYKASNLNLIGRPSTVHSWFPGYAWTIAQCRICASHIGWKFTATKKDMSPQKFWGLTRSALLPTIPDTEDEISPDKVILCL; encoded by the exons ATGGCCGACGAGGGAGACCCGCAGGACGGTGCGCGGAACATGGGCAACCATCTGCCGCTCCTGCCTG CAGAGAGTGAGGAAGAAGATGAAATGGAAGTTGaagaccaggatagcaaagaagCTAAAAAACCAAACATCATAAATTTTGACACCAGTCTGCCAACATCACATACA TACCTGGGCTCTGATATGGAAGAATTCCATGGCAGGACCTTGCATGATGATGACAGCTGCCAGGTGATTCCAGTTCTGCCGCAGGTGATGATGATCCTGATTCCTGGGCAGACCTTACCTCTTCAGCTTTTTCACCCTCAAGAAGTCAGTATGGTGCGGAATCTAATTCAGAAAGATAGAACCTTTGCAGTTCTTGCGTACAG TAATGTACAGGAAAGGGAAGCACAGTTCGGAACAACAGCAGAGATATATGCCTATCGAGAAGAACAGGACTTTGGAATTGAGATAGTGAAAGTGAAAGCAATCGGAAGACAAAGGTTCAAAGTCCTTGAGCTCAGAACACAGTCGGATGG AATCCAGCAAGCTAAAGTGCAAATTCTTCCTGAATGTGTGTTGCCTTCAACCATGTCTGCAGTTCAGTTAGAATCTCTCAATAAGTGCCAGATATTTCCTTCAAAACCTGTCTCATGGGAAGACCAGTATTCATATAAATGGTGGCAGAAATACCAGAAG agaAAGTTTCACTGTGCAAATTTGACTTCATGGCCTCGCTGGCTGTATTCCTTATATGATGCT GAAACCTTAATGGATAGAATCAAGAAACAGCTACATGAATGGGATGAAAATCTAAAAGAAGATTCTCTTCCTTCAAATCCAGTAG ACTTTTCTTACAGAGTAGCTGCTTGTCTTCCTATTGATGATGTATTAAGAATTCAGCTCCTTAAAATTGGTAGTGCCATCCAACGACTTCGCTGTGAACTAGACATTATGAATAAA tGTACGTCTCTTTGCTGTAAACAAtgtcaagaaacagaaataacaaccaaaaatgaaatattcag TTTATCCTTATGTGGGCCAATGGCAGCTTATGTGAATCCTCATGGATATGTGCATGAGACGCTTACCGTGTACAAGGCTTCCAACTTGAATCTGATCGGCCGGCCTTCTACAGTGCACAGCTGGTTTCCTGG GTACGCCTGGACTATTGCCCAGTGTCGGATCTGTGCAAGCCATATTGGATGGAAATTTACAGCCACCAAAAAAGACATGTCACCTCAAAAATTTTGGGGTTTGACTCGATCTGCTCTGTTGCCCACAATCCCAGACACTGAAGATGAAATAAGCCCAGACAAAGTAATACTTTGCTTGTAA